The DNA sequence AACATCAGAATGAAATGATTTTGCAGTGTGcagttttttaaatatataaatatcctTCAGTAAAATTTTAGGATCAGTAAAATACAGTGTAAATAAAGTAAtctatttctgtaatttttttaaaccatTTGTCAGTGGTCTGCACAAAATATTGAGGTTCTGAAGTTTGTGTAATGTGGATGTATAGACATCCGATCCGTCTAAACTtgattttgttgaacatttagaaaatgtttaaatcctaatttttttttcaaataatagtTCTTAAATGAACATTATACTTTGTTTATTCATAATGAAGAAATAACTCCATTGGTGTGATCAGCATCATTTGCTATGCTTTATATGAAGTTCATGGCCATGTCTACAATGACTAGTGGACAAACTTACTTCGAGTCATTtcacttattttttattttataaaatgagTCAGTGTCTTTTCGATAGGTCTACAAGTTAGCTTGGCACATTACCAGTACAGAATGGCAGCCTGCATAGTTTACAGTAGATTATATCATACACAGAAAAATTACCAGATTGTTCCTGGATAACTTTCTTTTTAAATGCCATTTATCAACAAGGACAAAGAGAGAgtcattttcatgtcatttcataaaaagttATATTCAGTGTTGCAGTTTCACAACCAAATAATTCCTAAAGCCATACATAGAAATATTGTGAAACTCTTTAGTAAATGGCTGTACTGTGTAGTTATTTACACCTTAACAGTTAACTGGCTTTTCCATAAAAATGAATCTGTCCGAGGAATTGTCTGTCTTGCCATCAAGCCAAACAGAAATATgtatgtgttttttaattttcgagAATCACGCatgattttgctgttttttgatGGGTGACACCCAAGTAACTTTAAAAAGTCCTCAACTGATCTACCCCATTTCCAGCTGCTGTGTTGATGGCAAGACACAATATTCTTTATATCTGAGCATAAAATTGCTATCTATTCCATCTTCGATAGAAAGCGGTGAGGTGtaaattcaattattttaatgtttatgaattgAGAACAACCATCCCAAAGTATTCATTCTGAAGTCTGAAGACAAATGGCATAGAGATTCTTATATGCTTTATGTAAGTTATTGTTTGTATCTGCTGGTATGATTGACACTGCCATTGGTGTGTGATTGATAAATGTactctaaaattttgaaaacaggaataaataatttggaaaaggTGCTTATATACTGACTCTGTTTTGTGATTGTGCAGGAATGAAGCAATCAGAAATTACAATGTCATTGAACTTGTAGCCATAGATGCACACATGTAGATCATGCAATGAGTGATAGTAAAAGACATATATAACTTATggtagatgccacttataaatgttttacaaaattgacagatACTGGAAGgtgaaaatattccatgaaattaatgtttttaatctcagaaattttgggtgtaataatggcaaatttgataaaaaataaatgatttcatttagtcacacattttcccatttaaattagagtctttactcttcaaagttttacttttgtgttattggtacaatcagatgtgaaaatttttgttcaatttatacaattgcgttcttgttctactcccttcAGCATGTTTAGCTGTCCAATAtacagcttgccaacacagcctacgtgtaccgtgcatttgtataaTTCAAATATCACTAAAATTTAGACatacgggctttgttgacaaaatgaatattgtgtttttcagcatgctatagagagacaccaagaaactgtgtttgatacattgcatagaaatattgaaaaattatcaacagttgcagctcctgtcccattacaaggccaacttgttgtttttacgaaaatttaatggcattcatacatttttagattttttcaagataaagacataaaatatgacaaaacggttctagattttgtttaagtattactaacattagaaccattggacgacatcaaaatgttgggagtcaaaatattttcaggtccctccccctataggcagagcaagactttcaagtcccccttgactacccccaaaattttcgaatcccccctcccctgaattcctccagccccccctttTTTTAACGCGGCCTAAGTGAAAGATATTGCAAGATACATTACTCAGATTTGGTAATTCTGAAAAAAGtaaatacattttatttgaGATACTAGTTATGCTGATTGGTTATAGAGCACTACACGACCCTTTCACATAGGAGGGACTCTGGTTATAGAGCACTACACAATCCTTTCACATAGGAGGGACTCTGGTTAGAGAAGCTACAATGCCAGGCAGACAACTGAATCTTAATATATTActattgaaattttcactgtccaggactgatattttagaaatcatgGTTTTTGTTTACTGCCCTCTTTCATCTTAAGGCCAATCTCCTTTCTTTTTTCAAGAATACTTTACGTGGAGTCTTTATACTAATGCATGCATATGGATGTCTTCCTCATCAGAATCGTAGATGGTGGAGTAGAGCTGTCTATGGTCTAATTTAACTGACCAATAATACTTTGCCTAATGAGAAAGAATTCCATATTTTGCGTTATCTTTGTATAGTTTGTCGCATGAAAATTGATTGCCATAAATGTCTTCTAAACCAAGTCTCCCACATACTCTATTGATGATAACAGTGTTTTGGATTCAAGGAATCTTGATCTCCATTACTCTGCCTAGACACTTCCCCCTTGAACatacaagtcattgttgatgacacagtccccacttgttaatgggtgctttgattacaggtcctcagagaggatagagtcctcttcattaggtctgtgataaaaatacttttgaataaattcgcttgatacatgtctgagttgtagttcaggacatgaaaaaatcgtaataaaatggccacatggtggccatattggatcgaatcacaaaacaaatcaatgtgcatatgtatgacataggtcaatgtccttgtaccaactttgattaaaatcggttgaaatatgcctgagttatggctttgcacatgaaaaatcataacaaaatggccgcacagcagccatattggatcgtatcacaaaacaaattaacatgcatatgtatgacattggtcaatctccttgtaccaactttgaataatttgcttgatacatgtctgagttatggttctggacatgaaaaaatgtaataaaatggccacatggcggccatattggatcatatcacaaaacaagtcaatgtgcatatgtatgacataggtcgatgtccttgtaccaagtttgaataaaattggtttagatatgcctgagttatggctctgtacatgaaaaaatcgtaacaaaatggccgcacggcagccatattggctcgtatcacaaaacaaattgatgtgcatagctatgacattggtcaatgtccttgtaccaactttgaataaaatctgtagaaacaagcctgagtaatggctctgtacatgaaaaaatcgtaataaaatggccgcctggcggccatattggattgtatcacaaaacaaattgacgtgcatatgtatgacataggtcaatgtccttgtaccaattttgaataaaatcggttgagatatgcctgagttatggctctgtacatgaaaaaatcgtaacaaaatggccgcacagcggccatattggatcgtatcacaaaaagaattgacatgcatatctatgacattggtcaatgtccttgtaccaactttgaataaaatcagttgaaacatgcctgaattatggctctgtacatgaaaaaattgtaataaaatggccgcctggcagccatattggatcgtaccgcaaaacaaatcaacgtgcatctgtatgacatatgaagtaatccttgtaccaagtttgaatgaaatcgcttcaggcatctctgagatatctgcgtgaacggacggacggacgcacagacggacgcacgcacacacgcacagacatgaccaaacctataagtcccccccggacggtgtccgtggggactaaaaactagGAATGGTCAAATCACAAGGTAGATTGGATGGCAGGCTGATTGATACTGAAACTTGAGAAATCTTTTGTACCTCATGAAACATAGCAAGTGCTTCTGTCTGTACATTTTCATCTGTGTTTCATTCACAGCTTCCAATTATTTATGATGTAGTTTATAACAAATAAAGTTACTACTGTCTGTAGTTTTCGGGTCTGTCCAGTAACCCCTCATCAGCTTGAATGACACTGGCTGGACAATTGACATCAGTCATGTGGTTCAGTGATCACATGTAAATCATGATGCTGTATTAGGTACTTATGTGTACTGATGGTAAGGCATAGTGGCTGTGGTCATAATTCAATTCTGGATTAGAGCTAGCGATGTGTATTGCTTCCTTGATTCCAATTATTTATTTCACCAATAACCCTACCCTATGGGTAGGCATACATGACATACGGGTACAATTTGCTCTTGCCTAGCAGCTTATGTTATTATAGCTTAAGCTACTATCCTAGTGCTGTATGGAGCTCATTGTATCAAAATAGAGTGTACACTGGCCTGTGGACATTGTTATTATTCTATAcaaatgatatttatgttcCTGATATTTATGAGTGATTTCCTTTGTAGTTTTCACATTCAAGGGTGAGAAAGCAGTCTTAAAACTGAGAAACCATCATGAGAGAGACATTCAATGCCTGTGACTGTGCTTTGTTCAGAAGAGGGGTACGTATTAACAGGTGACAAAAAGTGACAATGTTGGTATGATGAAATGTAGAACTAAAGGCAGTCATTGATGCTGCCCTTCCAATCTCTATGTGTTCAGTCATAAAATTAGTTCTACTGCTAATTTTTTCTATTATCTTAACACTCTTTTGTTCCAGAATAAATTGTCTATGCTAGTTTAGGGACTTCTCTTGTATATTACTACTTACCACAGTTGTCGTTAGCTCTTGTCCAATCAGAACAACATATTGACATACACACTGATATAATATAACTGTGTCTTTAGAACCTAAGAAGATAGCCAAGCTGCAATGTGAGGTCTAAACTTTGCAGGAAACATATTGAAGTAGAGAATACCTAAAGCATTGTTTAAAATACAATATTCCTAAATTTCACTTGCTTTGACTTTCTTTCTAGCCAAATATTTTCTATTATGTGTTCACGTTTAAAACGAACATTGACAGGTTGCAATTGTACAATAATTATTGAGGGCTTTATTTCAGACTGATAATATTTCATCCGTTCACACAAATACAGAGTAACAGCTGCAAAACACAAAAGGACAATATAGACATAattaatttctaaaaaaatctaaaatctaTGGAAATATAAGTGTTAAAAATGCTTCAAAGTACGTCACTAATTGCTAGGGATATTGCAACCCacacaagtacatgtaaattGTACATGACACTAGAAATGACAAACATCACATTTTCACAATACTGAACTGGTATATCCTGTCTATTTTAGTCAAACTGCTACCAAATACACGTTTGCTGAGTTTTGATGAGAAAAAACAGCTGAACACAGCAGAAATACCTAAATAACATTTGTTGCCATGCCAACTTACTCTACAAGGTTACAGCTGGATTTCCATATCGTTTATAACAAACTTCAAATCAACATAGACAACTTCTGAGTTTGAAGATTACATTATGTTTATTGATATACTGGTAATCCACCCATACTTCAAAACTTTGCAATTTCTCACAAATCAAAAACTGTCCTGGGATAATATTGCAGCAGCgttttggctaattttggcaGAATGCCAAACCAGCTATCAAATCTCTTCATCAAAGAAGTGTGTTAATGAGTGAGTGTTATACAGTGATAGTGTAACAGCTTTGCAACATCTGAAAGCTGTGTCCCTGTTTGTCTATTTGGACTGAGTTGTGTAAATCAGAATGCAGGTACAAATATTGTGAAGTACAGACTGATTTGCATGAAAACAAATCTTTGAAGGAGCATGACGGAAGTTTCTTAATTcttttatcaagaatatcaGCTACAGATATGCTATAATGTTTAGGGCTCTGTTAGCATtttcaatgtaattttcaaaacaccATCCACCTTTATATGTATCTTTCACCAAACTTGCAAACAGAGCCATAAAACATTTGCTACTAGGGCATTTCATCAGCCATGGTGTATTTAGAAAATGGCAAAGGAAATACTGATCAACTTTGACAGCAGCTGTAATGAACAAAGGATGTGTCTGTCATATAAAGTTGAATCtgttgcatatttaaatactTTATATACTATTTCCATCAAAAACTGTTTGTCTTCATTATCACCATTGACTTACTTGGATAAAAACATTCATTTCATCAACTTAAAACCATTTGATGCCAGACTGAAAATGTTTCGTACTTTTTAATGACAGAGACCTTGATCCCATCACCCACTATCTGGCCATATCAACTCCTCTCTCTGAGATTTAATCTACACTCATGGATCATGAAGGAAACGCAAGGAACTCACTCAAAGAGACAATCAGATCAGCCACTGTCTTCATGTTGTGAAACCCTGTTAAATCCATTCATCATCACTACCTAGGAAAGTTGGCTTctgtgtattgcaatattatCTGCAAATGGTCTCTGGACAGTTCATCTATGAATTAGCTAAATGCCACACACAGTTGGACAATAAATGTGATATGAACACTCATGCAATACATCTATATACTTACTGCTACTCatactaattaattaatttaaagCTATCTATTATTGCTTTGTTAGTCAACCAAACCACCCTTTACTTTTTTGTTGACTTTTTGCGTTCTGATTCTCTTTctcttttataattttttcttgTGAAACACCTTTGGCATTATCAGGTTGGCGTAGCAACCGTCCATGGTCTAGGGATGCTATTCTTCTATTGAGTTCCCGTAACCTTGCATCTTGCTGTTCCATCATCAGTCCTAACTCTTCCACTTTATTGTAAAGTTCTTTAATAGAATCATTCTGTTGGTCTTCTTTGTGTTGCTCGTTCCTTGATTGTCTCCAGAATTCAGCAACGATTACACCAACACCCACagtaaaaatgaaagtttcaccGATGATCTCAGCTCCAAGTTCAACAGCAGCAGATTCACTGAGTGGTTTCACTTCTTTGGCCTTGCCAAGTCCTAATATTctcattttaatattgatttcaCTCCAATGGTACACTGTCAGAGAAAGAAACACAGTCTGTAGTGACAGAAACTAAATCTggacactcagtgtgacagtttccGGACGACTTGAGTTTTCGgatatttaatgacatgctgttcattgtactcacttcgctctgtattgatagcattttacaagtcatgtgacagcatattaagtcaggtgacgctgctgtcccaatttggatagttttttttcggtagaagctattttggGCTACAAACTTTGTGAAGTTAGCCACACggtacgatacaaggtgtcgaaagcgacacacagagacagcccatgtccAATATATACCCTGTGTTTCCTCTGCCACTctcaaatttgtaaaattactaattttttagatgatttactaatatttttcattgttgattcgtaaatatacgaatgcaaggaagcagctagttgattgagagctgaaggcccccaaacctcaaaatagttctaagcacatgttgtacttaatttgaatttgattgaatgatattccGTATTGGAATGGTTAAGTttacttatgaatttcaaaatttacgaaaagtttcagtacccaattcgtaaatttactaaaagatttcagaagccagaggaaacacaggTACCGGTAGGCCCTGTACACATCAAAATATAGTtggcgtcgtccatggattaagcgtaactaatttatcattaaatatttacatacagttttctaaacacatcgaagtTGAAAATCGGgcgtttgaagtttcaaaatatcaatatttagcccgataatcatattccaaataTGACGTCCGATTACTACATACTCAATATggggtcaacaatttggcaactttgacccctaaataccacttccgtcctgGTAACAGtgaggataaacacaaaaaagtttcgaaaggtatggttATGAGATTTCGTACTGCtcatcatttatgaaacggctttggttgaaattcactaccctgtctgAAAACTCTCACACTGAGTGGATTTATCAGTGGTAGGAAGTGAATTTCAACATCAATAGTAGAAATGGTGAGGATACATATTATAATCGTCTATGATTACAGTACGGTCCATACCATTTCTGACTGTTACTGATGTTTATCATACACAATCTTGTACCTAAAAGCATGCATATTTGTTACGCTACAAAAAACGCCATACCCTAACCTACTTGAgtagtgtttttgctaaggttggggaacatTGGTAATGGATTAAGGGGAACCCCAGTAACATTTCTACCACCTCCTAATGATAACTACATTGATACCACAGGGAAC is a window from the Ptychodera flava strain L36383 chromosome 11, AS_Pfla_20210202, whole genome shotgun sequence genome containing:
- the LOC139143210 gene encoding optic atrophy 3 protein homolog, with product MVVGAFPLAKLASLAVRQISKPIANYLKEASKKSEFFRRRICMPPAQLYHWSEINIKMRILGLGKAKEVKPLSESAAVELGAEIIGETFIFTVGVGVIVAEFWRQSRNEQHKEDQQNDSIKELYNKVEELGLMMEQQDARLRELNRRIASLDHGRLLRQPDNAKGVSQEKIIKEKENQNAKSQQKSKGWFG